The region GAACCGCTTTGCCAGCGCCGAGCCGCTGAAGGCCTTCGCCATGCTGATCCTGATGTTCAGCCTTGCCGGCGTGCCGCCGCTGCTGGGCTTCTTTGCCAAGTTCGGCGTGCTGAATGCCGCCGTGCAGGCGGGCATGGGCTGGCTGGCGGTGGCGGGTGTCATCGCCTCGGTGATCGGTGCCTTCTATTACCTGCGCATCGTCTACTACATGTATTTCGGCGCCGAGACCGACGGCATCGAAAGCCGGATGAGCCTCGTCCAGAATGCGGCGCTGGTCATCTCGGCCGGGATCGTGCTGGTCGGTGCGGCCAACATGTTCGGCGTGGACGAGGCCGCCGCGCAGGCGGCGCGCGGATTGATCGAGCCGGAGGCCGCGCAAGCCGCCGCCGAGCCCGCCGCCGTTGACTGAGCGCGCGGGCGCAGCCTGGCCCGAGGGCGTGGCGCGGCATGTTCTGGGCCGCGTCGACAGCACCAATGCCGAGGCACAGCGCTTGGCCGGGCAACTCTCTGGCCCGACCTGGATCATGGCCCGGCAGCAGACCGCCGGGCGCGGACGGCGCGGTCGCGACTGGTCGACCGGCGCGGGCAATTTCGCCGCCTCGCTGCTGCTGCGCCCGCAAGGCGGACCGGCGCAGGTGGCCAAGCTCTCCTTCGTCGCGGCGCTGGCGCTGGACGAGGCGCTGACCGCCGTCTGCGGACCCTTCGCCCGGATCGCCATCAAATGGCCGAATGACGTGCTGCTGAACGGCGGCAAGGTCGCTGGCATCCTTCTGGAAAGCATCGGCAGCGGGCAGGGCGTCGACGCACTGGCCATTGGCATCGGCGTCAACCTGGCCGAGGCCCCGCATCCAGACAGCGTCGAGCCGGGGGCGATGGCCCCGGTCTCGGTTCTGGCCGAGACCGGCCATGCGGTCACGCAGGATGATTTCCTCGATCTCTTGGCCCCGTCCTTCGACCACTGGCTGCGGCAGATGCAGACCTATGGCTTCGATCCGATCCGCACCGCATGGCTCGCCCGCGCGGCGAAGCTGGGCGAGACCATCACCGCCCGCACCGGCCGCGACAGTTGGACCGGGCGCTTTGACGGCATCGACGAGACCGGGGCGCTGATCCTGCAGACCGCCGAGGGGCAGAAGATCATCCCTGCCGCCGACGTCTTTTTCGAGGGAGGCTGAGGGACCATGCTGCTCTGCATCGACACCGGCAACACCAACAGCGTGTTCTCGATCTGGGACGGCAAGGAGTTCCTGTCGCATTGGCGCATCTCGACCGATCACCGGCGCACGGCGGATGAATATTTCGTCTGGCTGCAGACGATGATCTCGCTCAGGCATTTCGACCTCGACATCGACGCCTGCATCATCTCGACCACCGCGCCGCGCGTGCTGTTCAACCTGCGCGTCCTCTGCAACCGCTATTTCAACACCCGCCCTCTGGTCGTCGGCCGCCCCGAATGCCTGCTGCCGGTCGCCCCGCGCGTCGATCCGGGCACCAAGGTCGGCCCCGACCGTCTGGCTAATGTCGTCGCGGCCTTTGATCGGCATGGCGGCAATTCGGTGGTGGTCGATTTCGGCACCGCCACCAATTTCGACGTGGTGGATGTGGATGGCGCCTATGTCGGCGGCGTCATCGCGCCGGGGGTGAACCTGTCGCTCGAGGCGCTGCACATGGCGGCGGCGGCGCTGCCGCATGTCGATGTCACCATGCCCGAGAAGGTCATTGGCACGAATACGGTTGCCTGCATCCAGTCGGGCATCTACTGGGGCTATATCGGCCTGATCGAGGGCCTGATCAAACGCATCCGGGCCGAACGCGACATGGCGATGAAGGTCATCGGCACAGGCGGATTGGCGCCGCTGTTCGATCAGGGCTTTGACCTCTTCGATGCCATCGAAGAGGATCTGACGGTTCACGGGCTGCGGCTCATCTATGATTATAACAAGGAGGCGGGAAATGTCTGATCGCCTGATTTATCTGCCGCTCGGCGGCGCGGGCGAAATCGGCATGAACGCCTATGTCTATGGCTATGGCGCGCCCGGCAAGGAACGGCTGATCCTCGTCGACCTCGGCGTGACCTTCGGCGACATGGACACCTCGCCCGGCATCGACCTGATCATGCCGGACATGCGCTGGCTGGTCGAGAACAAGCACCGGCTGGAAGCCATCTTCATCACCCACGGGCACGAGGACCATATCGGCGCCGTGGGTTACCTGTGGGAGCGCCTTGGCGTGCCCATCTATGCCCGCCAGTTCACCGGAACGCTGTGCCGGCTGAAGCTCGAGGAGGCCGGGCAGCCCGCCGATACCGTGCGCATCACCGGCGCCCGGCCCGAGGTGACGCAGGTCGGCCCCTTCACCGTGCAATTCGTGCCAATCAGCCATTCGATCCCGGAAAGCGCCGCGCTGATCATCGACACCCCGGCGGGGCGGATCGTGCATACCGGCGATTTCAAGCTGGATGGCACCCCGGTCGTGGGCGATGCCTTCGACCCGGTGCTGTGGCACCAGATCGCCAACGAGGGGCAGGGGGTCAAGGTGCTGACCTGCGACTCGACCAATATCTTCTCGCCCCATCCCGGCCGCTCGGAAGCCCTGCTGGCCAACCCGATCCTCGACTGGGTGATGGCGCAGAAGGGCATGGTCGTTGCCACCACCTTCGCCAGCAACATCGCCCGGCTGAAGACGCTGGCCGAGGCCGGCACCGCCGCCGGCCGCAAGGTCTGTCTGCTGGGTCGTGCCATGCGCCGCATGGTCTCGGTCGGCATGGAGACCGGCATCCTGACCGATTTCCCCGACACGATCGGCCCGGAAGAGGCGACCAACCTGCCGCGCAACAAGGTGATGCTGATCGTCACCGGCAGCCAGGGCGAACGCCGCGCCGCCTCGGCGCAGCTGTCGCGGGGCCGCTATCTGGGCCTGTCGCTGTCCGATGGCGACAGCTTCCTGTTCAGCTCGAAGACCATTCCGGGCAACAATCGCAGCGTCATCCGCATCATGAACCAGCTGAGCGAGCTGGGCGTCGATGTCTATGACGACAGTGACGGCACCTATCACGTCTCGGGCCATGCCAACCGCCCGGACATCGAGGCGGTGCATGACCTGTTGAAGCCGCAGATCGTGGTGCCGATGCATGGCGAGCACATGCATCTGCGCGAGCATATGATGATCGCGCAAAGCAAGGGCTCGGCCTCGATCATCGCCACCGATGGCACCATGCTGGACCTGACCGGCGACCGGCCGAAGATTGTCGACCAGATCGAGACCGGCCGCGTCTATCTGGATGGCACCCAGCTGATCGGCGCGATGGATGGCGTTGTCCGCGACCGCATCCGCATGGCGCTGAACGGTCATGCGCTGGTCAGCGTGATCGTCGACGAAGAGGACAATGTCCTGCCCGATGCCTGGGTCGAGCTGATGGGCCTCTCCGAGCGCACCCGCAATGGCGAGGATCTGTCGAGCCATATCGAGGGTGAACTGGCCGAGTTCCTCGAGGGCGCCGATGACCGCACCGTCCGCGACGATGGCAAGATGGACGAGGCGATCCGCAAGATCACCCGTCAGGTCGCCATGGAAGAGATCGGCAAGAAGCCCGAGGTCACGGTGATCATCAGCCGGCTGATGGCCGACTGATTTGGGAACCCTGCGCGGCAGGCGGTGGTTGATCCCCGCCAGCCGCGCAAGAATGTTGCCATGACATTTATCCTTTCTGCCTGTCTGTTCGTGGTGATGCTGGCCCAAGGCCTGACGCTGCGGCCTGCCGATCTGTCCGTGCCGCCTCACGATCGGGGGCTTTTGTGGCTATCACTGGCGCTGCGCTATGTGTTGACGCCGATCCTCGCGCTTGTCGCCGGCTTCATCTTTGGGCTGGATCTGAACGGTCATCACGCAACCGGATTAACGCTGGCGGCGTTCGCGGTGCCTTCGGTCGCGGTTTTGCCCTTGGTGGCGGTGGGCGGCGCGGCGCTGCCTCAGGCCGTGTTTCTGACAGCCATCGGCTCTGCGGTCGGTCTGATCCTGTTGCCCCTAGTCCTCTGGCTGACCTTTACACCCGCCGATCTTGGTATGCTGTTTTGGCCGTGGCTGATCTATGCCGTGATCCCTTTTGCGGCCGGGTTGGGGCTGCGGTCGCTCGGCTTCAACGGCGGGCGCTGGCTTCCGATCATTTCCTCGGCCGCCATCGGCGTGATCTATCTCATCGCATTGATCAAGGGCTGGGGACCGGGCATCTGGGCGGTGATGCAGGCCTGTCTTTTCCTCGCCATCGCGCTGGTCACGATTGCGCTTCTGCTCGGCCGCAGACTGGCGCTGCCGGATGACCAGACCGCAACGCTGACCTTTACCACCCTTTTGCCGATGGCCGCCCTGCCGATCGGCCTGACCACATGGGCAGATCCGCAGCTTTGGCCGCCGATGGCGATATGGGGGATACTGGCCTATCTGGGCGCGGGCCTGCTGATCATCCTGCGCCTGCGCCGACGCTGATCCCAGCCCCTTGACCCCGGCTCGCCATCGGGGCAAAGCGCTGCCCCATGAGCGATGAACCCAAATCCGGCTTTGATCCGAACCCTCCCCGGCGCAACTTCTATGGCCGTCGTCATGGCAAGACCCTGCGGCAGAGCCAGAAGGGCTATCTCAGCGAGGATCTGGGCGAGCTGCGCCCGCGCGGCATCACCGTTCAGGACAATCCCGAGCGCAACCGCATCGATCCCGCCGCGATCTTCGGCGATGACCGGCCGCTGTGGCTGGAGGTCGGCTTTGGCGGCGGCGAGCACATGGTCCACATGGCCGCGACCTATCCGGACATCGGCATCATCGGCTGCGAGCCCTTCATCAATGGCGTTGCCATGCTGTTGGGCAAGATCCGTGCCGCAGGTGTGGAGAATGTCAGCGTCCATCCCGGCGATGCGCGCGACCTCATGGACGTGCTACCCGATGCCAGCATCGAGCGCGCCTTCCTGATGTATCCCGACCCCTGGCCCAAGGCCCGCCACCACCGCCGCCGCTTCGTGACGCCCGAGCACCTGATCCCATTAGCCCGCGTCATGCGCCCCGGTGGCATCTTCCGCGTGGCGACCGACATCCCCGATTACGTCCGCCAGACGCTGGAGGAGGTGCCGGGTGCGGGCTTTGATCTGGTCAGTGAGACGCCTGTCGCGTGGGACGACTGGATCAGCACCCGCTATGAACAGAAGGCCCTGCGCGAGGGCCGGGTGCCGCATTACGTGACGTTTCGACGGCAGGGATAGGCGCCTCGCGCCTTACTCCACCGTCACCGATTTTGCCAGGTTGCGCGGTTGGTCGACATCCGTGCCCTTGGCGACTGCCGTGTGATAGGCCAGATATTGCATCGGCACGGCATAGAGGATCGCCTCGAACAGCCCGCCGCCCGTCGGCATGGTCAGCCCGGCGCGGATGCCGTCACCGGCCTCGGCGATGCCCTCTGCATCCGAGATCAGCAGCACCTGTCCGTGGCGGGCCATGACCTCCTGCATGTTCGAGATGGTCTTTTCGAACAGCGCATCGCGCGGCGCCACGACGACCACCGGGACATTGCGGTCGATCAGGGCAATGGGGCCGTGCTTCAGCTCGCCCGAGGCATAGCCCTCGGCGTGGATATAGCTCAGCTCCTTCAGCTTCAGCGCGCCCTCCAGCGCCACGGGATAAAGCGCACCTCGGCCGAGATAGAGCACGTCCTGCGCCTCGGCCAACCAGTCGGCCAAGGCCCGGCAGTCGTCGCTGACGGCCAGTGCCTGATTGAGCAGGCCGGGGATGGCGCGCAGATCCTCGATATGGCGCGCGGCCTCCGCCTCGCTCAGCCGTCCGCGGTCCTGTGCGGCCTTGATCGCCAGCACGGCCAGCACCGCCAATTGGCAGGTGAAGGCCTTGGACGAGGCGACGCAGACCTCGATCCCGGCCAGCGTCGGCAGGGCAATGTCGGTCTCGCGCGCGATGGCCGAGGTGCCCACGTTCACCACGCCGACGGTCTTGGCGACCTTGTCTTGTGCATAATGCAGCGCCGCCAGCGTGTCGGCGGTCTCGCCCGACTGGCTGATGAAGATGCCCCAGCTTTTCTCGGACAGGGGCGGCTCGCGATAGCGGAATTCCGAGGCCACATCCAGGTCGCAGGGCAGGCCGGCCAGACGCTCGAACCAGTATTTCGCCACGTAGCCCGCGAGGAAGGCGGTGCCGCAGCCAACAAGCGTCAGCCGGTCGACGCCGCGGAAATCCAGCGCCTCGGGCAGCACAATCCGGCCGTTCTTGATGTAATGGTTCAGCACGTCACCCAGCACGGCGGGCTGTTCGGCGATCTCCTTGGCCATGAAATGGCGATAGCCGCCCTTGTCGATGGCGGTGGCGCCGACATCGATGCGGGACATGTCGCGATTGGCCCGGCGGCCCTCGGCGTCGAAGATCTCGACCCCGCCGCGGTTCAGTACCGCATGATCGCCATCCTCGAGATAGGTGATCTTGTCGGTAAAGGGCGACAGCGCCACGGCATCGGAGCCCACGAACATCTCGCCCTCGCCATGGCCGATGGCCAGCGGGCTGCCCTTGCGCGCGGCGACCATCAGGTCACCCTCGCCCTCGAAGATAAAGGCCAGCGCGAAGGCACCGTTGAGCCGCGCCAGCGTGGCCCGCGCCGCCTCGACCGGCGACATGCCACGGGTCATGTGAAGCCCGGTCAGCAGCGCCACGGTCTCGGTATCGGTCTCGGATTCCGGGCGGATGCCGGCGGCGATCAGTTCCTCGCGCAGCTCGCGGAAATTCTCGATGATGCCGTTATGGACCACGGCGACGGGGCCGTATTTGTGCGGATGGGCGTTGGCTTCGGTCGCGGCGCCATGGGTGGCCCACCTTGTATGGCCGATGCCGGAATGGCCGGGCAGGGGGGCATGGACCAGCCGGTCGCTCAGGTTGATCAGCTTGCCCACGGCGCGGCGGCGGTCCAGCCGGCCCGAGGCGTCGATGGTGGCGATGCCGGCGCTGTCGTAACCGCGATATTCCAGCCGCTTCAGCGCCTCGACCAGCTGCGGGCCGACCTCGTGGCTGCCCAGGATCCCGATGATGCCGCACATGTCAGCGTGCCTCCTTCTTTTTCCGAAGCGCAGCCATCAACCGCGTGGCAAGGCCCGGCTTGTTCGATTGCGGCGCCCGGCCGATGGCCAGCGCCTCGTCCGGCACGTCCTGGGTGATGACGCTGCCCGAGCCGGTCATCGCCCGCGCGCCGACGCGCACCGGCGCCACCAGCATGGTGTCGCTGCCGATGAAGGCATTGGCGCCGATCTCGGTCCGGTGCTTCAGCACGCCGTCGTAATTGCAGGTGACGGTGCCCGCCCCAATATTGGCGAATTCGCCGACATGGGCGTCGCCCAGATAGGTCAGGTGGCCGACCTTCACGCCCTCATCCAGAACCGAGTTCTTGATCTCGACGAAATTACCGACATGCACATCGCCGCCCAGTTCCGCCCCCGGGCGCAGCCGGGCGAAGGGGCCGACGGTCGCGCCGGTGGCGATATGGCAGCCTTCCAGATGGCAGAAGGGCAGGATTTCCGCCCCGCTCTCGATGGTCACGCCGGGGCCGAAGACCACGTTCTGGCCGATGATCGCATCGCGACCGATGGCGGTGTCCAGTGCGAACCAGACGGTCGCCGGATCGCTGAGGGTGACGCCGTTCTCCAGCGCCTCGGCGCGGGCGCGGGCCTGAAAGGCGGCCTCGGCAGCGGCCAGTTCCGCCCGGGTGTTGATGCCAAGCGTCTCGGATTCGTCGCAGGTGACCACATCGGCGCGATGGCCGGCGGCGCGGGCCAGTTCGACCAGGTCGGTCAGGTAATACTCGCCCGCGGCGTTGTCCCGGCCCAGCTTGCCGATCAGCTGGCGCAGCAGCCCGGCATCCAGCGCCATGACCCCGGAATTGACCAGCGCAATGGCGCGGGTGGCGGCATCGGCATCCTTGAACTCGACGATCCGCTGCAAGCCCTGATCATTGACCACCAGCCGGCCATAGCGGCCCGGATCGGCGGCCTCGAAACCCAACACCACCACGCCCGAGGGATGCTCGGCCAGCTTTTCCAGCGTCTCGGCGCTGATGAAGGGGGTGTCGCCGTAAAGCACGATCACCTTGCCCTCGAACCCCTCCAGCGCCGGCATGGCCTGCTGCACCGCATGGCCGGTGCCCAGCTGTTCGGCCTGCAGCGCGATGACCGCCTCAGGCTCCAGCTTGGCCACCGCCTTCTTCACCAGGTCCGCGCCATGTCCCGCAACAACCACCACACGCTCGGGCTCGAGGCTGCTGCCTGAGGCCAGTGCATGTCCAACCAGCGGCACGCCGCCAAGACGGTGCATGACCTTGGGCAGATCCGATTGCATCCGGCTGCCCTGTCCGGCAGCCAGAACGATCAGCGCGACGGGTTTTTGCGTCATGGGGGGCCTGTGCGTTTGTCTTTCCTTGCGTCGCGTTCTAACCAAGCCCCGCAACAGGCGAAAGTCCCCGCCCGTTCAAACATCTTTGCGGAAGGTTACAGCCCATGGCAGGAACGGTTGTCTTTGATCTGGATGGCACGCTGGCCGATACCTCGGCCGATCTCATCGCCGCCGCCAATGCCTGCTTTCAGGCGCGGGGCCTGGGCGATCTCTTGGACCCGGTCGCCGATCAGCTGATCGCATTTCATGGCGGACGGGCGATGCTGCGGGCGGGCTATGCGCGCATTCCCGCCGACCGGCTGCTGCCGCCGGGCGCGGAGGAACAGGATTATCCGCTGCTGCTTGACCATTACGCCGCGAACATCGCCCGCCACACCCGGCTTTATCCCGGCGTCGAGCCGGCGCTGGAGGCGCTGAAAGAGCAGGGTCATCTGCTCGCCGTCTGCACCAACAAGCCGCAGGGACTGGCCGAGGCGCTGCTCCGCGAACTGGGCGTGCGCGAGACCTTCGCCAGCCTGATCGGCGCTGATACGCTACCGGTGAGGAAACCCGATCCGCGCCCTTATCGCGCCGCAGTCGAGGCGGCGGGGGGCGAGGTCGCGGCCTCGTTCTTGCTGGGTGATACCGAGACCGACCGCAAGACGGCGGCAGCCGCAGGGGTGCGGGTGGCCCTGGTCAGCTTTGGCCCCGAGGGTCCGGGCATCGACCGGCTGCGCCCGGATGCGCTGCTGCACCATTTCGACGACCTGCCGGCGCTGGCGCAGGGCTGGCTTGGCTAAGAAAAAAGGGGCACTGCCCCCTCGGCGCCTCCGCGCCTCACCCCCGGGATATTTGCCTGAAGCAGAAGCCGGCTTCTCTTTCGCTTAAATATACGCGGGGAGTCCGGCCCCGAAGGGCCGGACGGGGCGGCAACCTCCGCCTTATTCGGCCTCGTTCGCGGGCTTGGCGTTCAGGAGGCCATAGCGCTCGGCGCCGATGGTGTCATGCAGCTGGATCTGGGTCTCGAGGAAGTCGATATGGCCTTCCTCATCCGAGATCAGATCTTCGAACAGCGCCTTGCTGACATAGTCGCCGACCTTCTCGCAATGATCGCGCGCCTCGATATAGAGGGTGCGGGCATCATGCTCGCCGGCCAGATCGGCCTCGAGCGTTTCCTTGAGGTTCTGGCCGATGCGCAGCGGGTCGAGTTTCTGCAGGTTGGGGTGGCCTTCAAGGAAGATGATCCGCTGGATCAGCCGATCGGCGTGGTTCATTTCCTCGATCGATTCGGCGCGGGACTTGTCGGCGATACGCCCGTAACCCCAGTCTTCCTGCAGCCGGTAATGCAGCCAGTACTGGCTGACGGCGGTCAGTTCAGACCGTAGCGCGGCGTTGAGATAGTCGATAACCTTTGCGTCGCCCTTCATCTGGCGTCCCTCCGCTGGTGATAGCACGTCCCCGCAGGATCGGCGGGGCTACGCCAAAGCTATCGCAATGACGCATGGTGTCCAGCAAGAGTGGCATGCAACCGCCACAATCGGCACGTTTTCCAAGGGCGTGGTAGATCTTGCCCGGGGTGATGATGGTGTCGGGGTCCGAGGCACGCATCCAGTCGACCGCGTTGCGGATGTCGTTGTCGGTGATTCCGGTGCAGTGACAGACGATCATGGCGGGCTCCTGTTGCTGTGAGACTTAGCGTATTTGTCGGGAAAGTAAAGACCAACCCATTCTGTAGGTATTAAACGAGACCCCGCGCGTCAGGCTTGACGGTGCAGGGCGGGCGGCGCAGAAGCGCGTGCCATGAAACTCAGCGATTTCGATTTCGATCTGCCCGAAGGCCTGATCGCCACCAGACCCGCCCGCCCGCGCTCGTCCGCGCGGCTGCTGCTGGCCGAAGGTGGGGCAATGGCCGACCGCCATGTCTTTGATCTGCCAAGCATCCTGCGGCCCGGCGATCTCTTGGTGCTCAACGATACCAAGGTCATTCCCGCTCGCCTGACCGGTAGCCGCACCCGCCAGACCGGGCAGGGCGAGGTCACGGCGAAGATCGAGGTAACGTTGCTGGAGCCCGCCGCCGATGGCTGGCGCGCGCTGGCGAAACCCCTGCGCAAGCTGCGCGCGGGCGAGGTGATCCGCTTTGGCGAGGCGCTGTCGGCCGAGGTGGCCGAGATCGGCGAGGCGGAATTGCGGCTGCGATTCGATGCCACGGGCGACGCCTTCGACGCGGCGCTTGGGCAGGTCGGCGCGATGCCGCTGCCGCCCTATATCGCGGCGCAGCGCGCGCCCGATGCGCAGGATCATCAGGATTACCAGACGGTCTGGGCCGCGCGGCAGGGCGCCGTGGCCGCCCCCACCGCCAGCCTGCATTTCGATGAGGATCTGCTCAAGGCGCTGGCAGCGCGCGGCGTCGGCTTTACCCATGTGACCCTGCATGTCGGCGCCGGCACCTTCCTGCCGGTGAAGGTCGAGGACGTGACCACCCATCGGATGCATGCCGAATGGGGCGAGGTCAGCCCCGAAGCCGCCGCCGCCATTACCGCCGCCAAGGCCGAGGGCCGGCGGGTGATCCCGGTCGGCACCACTGCACTGCGGCTGATCGAATCCGCCGCCGTGGCCGATGGCCGGGTCGAGCCGTTCCGGCAGACCACCGACATCTTCATCTATCCCGGCCATCACTTCCGGGTGACCGACGGGCTGATGACCAATTTCCATCTGCCCAAATCGACCCTGCTGATGCTGGTCTCGGCCCTGATGGGGGCGGAAAAGATCAAGGAAATCTATGCCCATGCGGTCAATGAGCGGTATAGGTTCTTCAGCTATGGCGATGCGTCGCTGCTGATTCCCTAGGGTCGCTTTCGGGCTGGCAACGGCCTGCCGGCGGGGCTAGGGCAGGCGCATAGCCCCCTTGATGATCGACTGACGGAATCGCGACATGGCATCGGTGATGCGCTCTACCTGGCCCCTGCTTCTGGGGATGCTTCTGCTTATGGTCGGAAACGGCATGCAGGGCACGCTTCTGGGTATTCGCGGCGGCATCGAGGGCATTCCGACCTTCGAGATGTCGGTGGTCATCGCCGCCTATTATGTCGGCTTCCTGCTGGGCAGCCTGATGGTGCCCGACATGATCAAGAATGTGGGCCATGTCCGGGTCTTTGCCGCGCTGGGGTCCACCATTTCGGCGATCCTCGTGCTTTATGCACTCGCGCCGCAATGGATGGTCTGGTCGGTGCTGCGCTTTGCCATCGGCTTCTGCTTCTGCGGTGTCTACGTCACCGCCGAAAGCTGGCTGAACGCGGGCTCGACAAACGAGAACCGCGGCCGGGCGCTGTCGGCTTACATGATCATGCAGATGCTGGGCATCGTGATCGCGCAGGGCCTGCTGAACTTCGGCGATCCGTCCGGGTTCCTCCTCTTCGCGCTGCCCTCGATTCTCGTGTCGCTGGCCTTCATGCCGATCCTTTTGTCGACGCAGCCGGCACCGAAATTCGAAACCATCCAGCGCATGTCCTTCGCCCGGCTCTACCGCGCCTCGCCATTGGGCTGCGTCGGTATCTTCCTGATGGGCGGGGTCTTCTCGGCGCTGTCGGGCATGGCCTCGGTCTGGGGCAGCGCCAAGGGGCTGTCCGTGGCCGAGATCGCCTCCTTCGTGGCGGCGATCTATGTTGGCGGGCTGGCGCTGCAATACCCGATCGGCTGGATTTCGGACCGCACCGACCGCCGCAAGCTGGTCCTCATCATGTCGGCCATCGGCGCGCTGGTGACGTTGGTGACGGTGCTGGTGCAACCCAGCTTCGTCGGGCTGATGGTGGTGGGCGCGATCATGGGCGGGCTCGCCAACCCGATCTATGCGCTGCTTCTGGCCTATACCAACGACTACCTGGACCAGGCCGATATGGCCGCCGCTTCGGCGGGCCTGTTGTTCATCTATGGCATTGGCTCGATGGGCGGCCCGGTCATCACCGGCTGGATGATGGGGCTGGTCGGGCCGGATGGCTACTGGATCTACATGGGCGTCCTGCTGGCACTGCTGGCGATCTATGGCGGCTGGCGGATGACCCGCCGCCGTGCGCTGAAGCCGGCCGAGCAGGGCAATTTCGCCGTCATCGCCCCGAACGCCACGGGCCTTGCGGTCGAAGCGGCGCTGGACGAGGCGCAATCCTCGGGCGACGAGGCGGGGGCTGGGGCGAAGGACGGCGATGCCTTGTTCGACGAGAGCGCCCAGAAAGTCAGGGATCTGCGGGACTGATCGCGGCTAGCGGCGCAAGGCCGACGCTCTCTGACCCCGCTTGTGTGCGCTAACAGGTTCTGCAATCATCGCCAGACAACCAGATCGCGAGGAGGCCGCATGTCCAGTCCCGACGAGATCAACCGTTTCTGGCTGGATGAGGTCGGGCCTGATGGCTGGTACCTTCAGGATGACGCGCTCGACCAGACCATCCGCGACCGCTTCCTGCCCACCTGGGAGCGCGCCGAGGAACTGGCCCCGGACTGGTGCGACACGCCCGAGGGCGCGCTGGCCATGCTGGTCCTGACCGACCAGTTCCCGCGCAATATGTTCCGAGGCGATGCCCGCAGCTTTGCCACCGATGCGCTGGCCCGCCAGATCGCCGACGCCGCCATCGCCCGCGGCTTCGACCTCGCCACGCCCGAGCCGCAGCGGCAGTTCTTCTACATGCCCTTCGAACATTCCGAGGCGCTGCACGATCAGGAACGCTGCATCGAGCTGTTCCGCGAGCGCATGCCCGGTGAGAGCCTGA is a window of Paracoccus zhejiangensis DNA encoding:
- the glmS gene encoding glutamine--fructose-6-phosphate transaminase (isomerizing), which encodes MCGIIGILGSHEVGPQLVEALKRLEYRGYDSAGIATIDASGRLDRRRAVGKLINLSDRLVHAPLPGHSGIGHTRWATHGAATEANAHPHKYGPVAVVHNGIIENFRELREELIAAGIRPESETDTETVALLTGLHMTRGMSPVEAARATLARLNGAFALAFIFEGEGDLMVAARKGSPLAIGHGEGEMFVGSDAVALSPFTDKITYLEDGDHAVLNRGGVEIFDAEGRRANRDMSRIDVGATAIDKGGYRHFMAKEIAEQPAVLGDVLNHYIKNGRIVLPEALDFRGVDRLTLVGCGTAFLAGYVAKYWFERLAGLPCDLDVASEFRYREPPLSEKSWGIFISQSGETADTLAALHYAQDKVAKTVGVVNVGTSAIARETDIALPTLAGIEVCVASSKAFTCQLAVLAVLAIKAAQDRGRLSEAEAARHIEDLRAIPGLLNQALAVSDDCRALADWLAEAQDVLYLGRGALYPVALEGALKLKELSYIHAEGYASGELKHGPIALIDRNVPVVVVAPRDALFEKTISNMQEVMARHGQVLLISDAEGIAEAGDGIRAGLTMPTGGGLFEAILYAVPMQYLAYHTAVAKGTDVDQPRNLAKSVTVE
- a CDS encoding biotin--[acetyl-CoA-carboxylase] ligase; amino-acid sequence: MTERAGAAWPEGVARHVLGRVDSTNAEAQRLAGQLSGPTWIMARQQTAGRGRRGRDWSTGAGNFAASLLLRPQGGPAQVAKLSFVAALALDEALTAVCGPFARIAIKWPNDVLLNGGKVAGILLESIGSGQGVDALAIGIGVNLAEAPHPDSVEPGAMAPVSVLAETGHAVTQDDFLDLLAPSFDHWLRQMQTYGFDPIRTAWLARAAKLGETITARTGRDSWTGRFDGIDETGALILQTAEGQKIIPAADVFFEGG
- a CDS encoding type III pantothenate kinase, translated to MLLCIDTGNTNSVFSIWDGKEFLSHWRISTDHRRTADEYFVWLQTMISLRHFDLDIDACIISTTAPRVLFNLRVLCNRYFNTRPLVVGRPECLLPVAPRVDPGTKVGPDRLANVVAAFDRHGGNSVVVDFGTATNFDVVDVDGAYVGGVIAPGVNLSLEALHMAAAALPHVDVTMPEKVIGTNTVACIQSGIYWGYIGLIEGLIKRIRAERDMAMKVIGTGGLAPLFDQGFDLFDAIEEDLTVHGLRLIYDYNKEAGNV
- a CDS encoding ribonuclease J, translating into MSDRLIYLPLGGAGEIGMNAYVYGYGAPGKERLILVDLGVTFGDMDTSPGIDLIMPDMRWLVENKHRLEAIFITHGHEDHIGAVGYLWERLGVPIYARQFTGTLCRLKLEEAGQPADTVRITGARPEVTQVGPFTVQFVPISHSIPESAALIIDTPAGRIVHTGDFKLDGTPVVGDAFDPVLWHQIANEGQGVKVLTCDSTNIFSPHPGRSEALLANPILDWVMAQKGMVVATTFASNIARLKTLAEAGTAAGRKVCLLGRAMRRMVSVGMETGILTDFPDTIGPEEATNLPRNKVMLIVTGSQGERRAASAQLSRGRYLGLSLSDGDSFLFSSKTIPGNNRSVIRIMNQLSELGVDVYDDSDGTYHVSGHANRPDIEAVHDLLKPQIVVPMHGEHMHLREHMMIAQSKGSASIIATDGTMLDLTGDRPKIVDQIETGRVYLDGTQLIGAMDGVVRDRIRMALNGHALVSVIVDEEDNVLPDAWVELMGLSERTRNGEDLSSHIEGELAEFLEGADDRTVRDDGKMDEAIRKITRQVAMEEIGKKPEVTVIISRLMAD
- the glmU gene encoding bifunctional UDP-N-acetylglucosamine diphosphorylase/glucosamine-1-phosphate N-acetyltransferase GlmU; the encoded protein is MTQKPVALIVLAAGQGSRMQSDLPKVMHRLGGVPLVGHALASGSSLEPERVVVVAGHGADLVKKAVAKLEPEAVIALQAEQLGTGHAVQQAMPALEGFEGKVIVLYGDTPFISAETLEKLAEHPSGVVVLGFEAADPGRYGRLVVNDQGLQRIVEFKDADAATRAIALVNSGVMALDAGLLRQLIGKLGRDNAAGEYYLTDLVELARAAGHRADVVTCDESETLGINTRAELAAAEAAFQARARAEALENGVTLSDPATVWFALDTAIGRDAIIGQNVVFGPGVTIESGAEILPFCHLEGCHIATGATVGPFARLRPGAELGGDVHVGNFVEIKNSVLDEGVKVGHLTYLGDAHVGEFANIGAGTVTCNYDGVLKHRTEIGANAFIGSDTMLVAPVRVGARAMTGSGSVITQDVPDEALAIGRAPQSNKPGLATRLMAALRKKKEAR
- the trmB gene encoding tRNA (guanosine(46)-N7)-methyltransferase TrmB codes for the protein MSDEPKSGFDPNPPRRNFYGRRHGKTLRQSQKGYLSEDLGELRPRGITVQDNPERNRIDPAAIFGDDRPLWLEVGFGGGEHMVHMAATYPDIGIIGCEPFINGVAMLLGKIRAAGVENVSVHPGDARDLMDVLPDASIERAFLMYPDPWPKARHHRRRFVTPEHLIPLARVMRPGGIFRVATDIPDYVRQTLEEVPGAGFDLVSETPVAWDDWISTRYEQKALREGRVPHYVTFRRQG